In the Chryseobacterium sp. MYb264 genome, one interval contains:
- the radA gene encoding DNA repair protein RadA: protein MAKLKTAYFCQNCGTQYPQWMGQCKNCGEWNTLVEEVVEKTSSKTPPFSKTKQNVINIIEVETNEEPRIKTPSEELNRVLGGGIVLGSVTLIGGEPGIGKSTLLLQLALKMKKKIFYVSGEESASQIKMRADRLTDVQNPNCFLFTETNLEKILHEAKKLEPDFVIIDSIQTLQSQLIESSPGTVSQIRECSNEIIKYAKENSVPVFLVGHITKDGQIAGPKVLEHMVDVVLNFDGDRNHLFRLLRANKNRFGSTSEIGIYEMISQGLKEIRNPSEILITKKFEELSGNSVAVTLEGNRPMLLEIQALVSTAVYGTPQRSSTGFDAKRLNMLLAVLEKRAGFQLGAKDVFLNITGGIKTDDPALDLAVVASILSSNEDIAISEHYCFAGEIGLSGEIRPIAQAEQRITEAEKLGYEKIFISNLNKLPKKKFGIKIEEVSKIEDFHDRLF, encoded by the coding sequence ATGGCAAAACTAAAAACAGCATATTTCTGTCAAAACTGCGGAACCCAGTATCCACAATGGATGGGGCAATGTAAAAACTGTGGCGAATGGAATACTTTGGTGGAAGAAGTCGTGGAAAAAACGTCGTCTAAAACTCCGCCTTTCTCAAAAACGAAACAAAATGTCATCAACATTATTGAAGTTGAAACCAATGAAGAACCCAGAATAAAAACTCCTTCCGAGGAACTGAACCGGGTTTTAGGCGGCGGAATTGTCTTAGGCTCCGTAACGCTGATCGGCGGCGAACCGGGAATTGGGAAATCTACCCTTTTGCTTCAGCTGGCCTTGAAAATGAAGAAAAAAATCTTCTATGTTTCAGGGGAAGAAAGTGCTTCACAAATCAAAATGAGAGCCGACCGACTGACGGATGTTCAGAATCCCAACTGTTTTCTTTTTACAGAAACCAATCTTGAAAAAATTCTTCACGAAGCGAAAAAGCTGGAACCTGATTTTGTCATTATCGATTCTATTCAGACCTTGCAGTCTCAGCTGATTGAAAGTTCTCCGGGAACGGTTTCCCAGATCAGAGAATGCTCCAACGAGATCATTAAATACGCCAAAGAAAACAGCGTTCCTGTATTTTTGGTAGGTCACATCACGAAAGACGGACAGATTGCCGGACCAAAAGTATTGGAACACATGGTAGATGTTGTTTTGAATTTTGATGGTGATAGAAACCACCTTTTCAGATTGCTGAGAGCCAATAAAAACCGTTTCGGATCGACTTCTGAGATTGGAATTTATGAGATGATCTCGCAGGGTCTAAAGGAAATCAGAAATCCTTCTGAAATTTTAATTACTAAAAAATTTGAAGAGCTTTCCGGAAACTCCGTTGCCGTAACTTTGGAAGGAAACCGACCTATGTTATTGGAAATTCAGGCATTGGTAAGTACGGCAGTTTACGGAACTCCGCAAAGAAGTTCTACCGGCTTTGATGCTAAAAGGCTGAATATGCTTTTGGCTGTTCTGGAAAAAAGAGCAGGTTTTCAGTTGGGTGCAAAAGACGTTTTCCTAAATATAACGGGAGGAATTAAAACCGATGATCCTGCACTGGACTTGGCGGTTGTAGCATCTATTCTTTCATCTAATGAAGATATTGCAATTTCTGAGCATTATTGTTTTGCAGGAGAAATTGGACTGAGTGGAGAGATCCGTCCGATTGCACAGGCTGAACAGAGAATTACCGAAGCTGAAAAATTAGGTTATGAGAAAATTTTCATTTCCAATTTAAATAAACTTCCGAAGAAAAAATTTGGAATAAAAATTGAGGAAGTCAGTAAGATTGAAGATTTTCACGACAGACTTTTTTAA
- a CDS encoding class I SAM-dependent methyltransferase, with protein MKNSILEYYNHLAKTYDENRFGNSYGKYIDQQERKFLTSFFHDKKYSKVLDLGCGTGRLLNFATHGTDFSEEMLSVAQQKHPEKIIERGEISGIPFEDTFDCIFCFHVIMHQNKQDTISFLHECYRKLTHNGTLIFDYPTKARSKNISPQEDWHANNSFTLSEISELSKDQFTIKNTAGVLLFPIHRFPKSIRKYFLPLDVFLCKTFLKKYVSYHIVVLEKI; from the coding sequence ATGAAAAACAGCATTTTAGAATATTATAATCATCTCGCAAAAACCTATGACGAAAATCGTTTCGGAAATTCTTACGGGAAATATATTGATCAGCAGGAAAGAAAATTTTTAACTTCTTTTTTTCATGATAAAAAATATTCTAAAGTGCTGGATCTGGGTTGCGGAACCGGAAGATTATTAAATTTTGCCACTCACGGAACAGATTTCAGTGAGGAAATGCTTTCCGTAGCCCAACAAAAACATCCTGAAAAAATTATAGAAAGAGGAGAAATCTCAGGAATTCCGTTTGAGGATACATTCGATTGTATTTTTTGTTTTCATGTGATCATGCATCAGAATAAGCAGGATACTATATCTTTTTTACATGAATGTTATCGTAAATTAACCCATAACGGAACTTTAATTTTTGATTATCCTACCAAAGCGAGAAGTAAAAACATTTCTCCACAGGAAGACTGGCATGCAAACAATAGTTTTACCCTTTCAGAAATTTCTGAGCTTTCAAAAGATCAGTTTACCATAAAAAATACAGCAGGAGTTTTACTATTTCCCATTCATCGGTTTCCGAAAAGTATACGAAAATATTTTTTACCGTTAGACGTATTTTTATGTAAAACGTTCCTTAAAAAGTACGTTTCTTATCACATTGTTGTTTTAGAAAAAATATGA
- a CDS encoding VanW family protein, with translation MKQQLKKWLPHRWKLQLKLLQRYFDEKKNQYVYPKNYLSENIGEYRIELQQIIKKGNFHENKVHNLKIVGNKIHHLVIQPNEVFSFWKLIGKPSEKNHFKEGRNLINNHISSDFGGGICQFSSILYFLALQSGLKIIERFPHSVDIYKENERFTPLGSDCTVVYGYKDLQIQNLFSFPIQLKCVVSDDELQLRLISQNKIEKNLIHFNYSEIEKGVWVETFCNDKILFKNFYLRF, from the coding sequence ATGAAACAGCAACTGAAAAAATGGCTACCTCATCGTTGGAAACTGCAATTAAAACTGTTGCAGCGTTATTTTGACGAAAAGAAGAATCAATACGTTTACCCTAAAAATTATCTTTCAGAAAATATTGGTGAATACAGAATTGAGCTTCAACAAATTATTAAAAAAGGAAATTTTCATGAAAATAAAGTTCATAATCTAAAGATTGTTGGCAACAAGATCCATCACTTAGTTATTCAGCCGAATGAAGTTTTTTCTTTCTGGAAACTGATCGGCAAACCAAGTGAAAAAAATCATTTTAAAGAAGGAAGAAATTTAATTAATAATCATATTTCAAGTGATTTCGGAGGCGGAATTTGTCAGTTTTCCTCCATTTTATATTTTCTGGCGTTGCAATCTGGTTTGAAAATCATTGAACGGTTTCCGCATTCTGTTGATATTTACAAAGAAAATGAACGCTTTACGCCTTTGGGTTCTGATTGTACAGTGGTTTACGGTTATAAAGATCTTCAGATTCAGAATTTGTTTTCTTTTCCGATTCAGTTGAAATGTGTTGTCAGTGATGATGAACTTCAGCTTCGTTTAATTTCTCAGAACAAAATTGAGAAGAATTTGATTCATTTTAATTATTCTGAAATTGAAAAAGGAGTTTGGGTTGAGACTTTTTGTAATGATAAAATTTTGTTCAAGAATTTTTATTTGAGATTTTAA
- a CDS encoding zinc-dependent metalloprotease: protein MKTKFIILVICCFNVLSAQINVFQNSVNEAGLNSNQKITKELASNYLSTKYYIQPAFKLDSDLKINLPNKKQITAKFEKLFTYGNKSESYVYSIENEPESELVLSKYDHIVTGMYAPVSGEKVMFHQTNGDVFALSLVSDQKILDQDSRDDSVLDSTLPEYAGKANTNVCLSTTPVCSASRVDVMVVYTSAARTAWGGVSQSNSFIATAITNFNTSLINSGVSNVNINLVYSGEIAYTEPGNISTDLTRLRTNNDGYMDNVHTLRTTYGADLVALVTGTPTNTCGLGYVNTSPTNYSGSSGFCVSLYNCAVSNYSLAHELGHNMGLQHDWYVNTSTSPCSHHHGYVNRTAINLGTSSTSSQRWRTIMAYNDECSSKGISCTRVNRWANPAVNYNSEPTGIAIGNTNPSNEAYGFARFACVVSNFMPAVAADALVLSTNELAKNSKGFTIYPNPAKEIINISTADDKKYMFTIVNSAGQNVITTSETSINIRNLNSGGYFLNIYDEKGNLIENKKFIVK from the coding sequence ATGAAAACAAAATTTATTATCCTTGTGATTTGCTGCTTTAATGTATTGTCAGCTCAAATCAATGTATTTCAAAATTCAGTAAACGAAGCAGGTTTAAATTCTAATCAAAAGATTACCAAAGAATTGGCTTCAAATTATCTTTCAACGAAATATTACATTCAACCCGCTTTCAAATTAGATTCAGATTTGAAAATCAATCTTCCTAACAAGAAGCAGATCACGGCAAAATTTGAAAAATTGTTCACCTACGGAAACAAAAGTGAATCGTATGTTTACTCCATTGAAAACGAACCTGAATCGGAATTAGTTTTATCAAAATATGATCATATTGTAACCGGAATGTATGCTCCAGTTTCCGGAGAAAAAGTAATGTTTCACCAGACGAATGGAGACGTATTTGCTTTGTCGCTGGTAAGTGATCAGAAAATTTTAGATCAAGATTCCAGAGACGATTCTGTTTTAGATTCTACCCTTCCTGAATATGCTGGTAAAGCAAATACCAATGTTTGTCTTAGCACAACTCCGGTTTGCTCTGCTTCAAGAGTAGATGTGATGGTGGTGTATACTTCGGCGGCGAGAACGGCTTGGGGCGGCGTTTCGCAAAGTAACTCCTTTATTGCGACTGCAATTACCAATTTCAATACTTCTCTTATTAATTCCGGAGTGTCGAATGTGAATATTAATCTGGTTTATTCAGGTGAAATTGCCTATACCGAACCAGGAAACATCAGTACAGATTTAACGAGATTAAGAACGAATAACGACGGATATATGGACAATGTTCATACCTTAAGAACCACTTACGGTGCCGATCTTGTGGCTTTGGTGACAGGAACACCGACGAACACCTGCGGTTTGGGTTACGTGAATACAAGCCCGACCAATTATAGCGGTAGCAGCGGATTTTGTGTAAGCCTTTATAATTGCGCCGTTTCCAACTATTCTTTGGCTCATGAATTGGGTCACAATATGGGATTACAACATGACTGGTACGTGAATACAAGCACTTCGCCTTGTAGCCATCATCACGGATATGTAAACAGAACAGCGATTAATCTGGGAACTTCAAGCACGTCTTCTCAACGTTGGAGAACGATTATGGCGTATAATGATGAATGTTCTTCCAAAGGGATCAGCTGTACAAGGGTTAACCGTTGGGCCAATCCTGCGGTGAATTATAATTCTGAACCTACAGGAATTGCCATTGGAAACACCAATCCGTCTAACGAAGCCTATGGTTTTGCCCGTTTTGCGTGTGTAGTTTCGAACTTTATGCCGGCGGTGGCTGCGGACGCTTTAGTCTTATCTACAAATGAACTTGCTAAAAATTCAAAAGGATTTACGATCTATCCGAATCCGGCTAAAGAAATCATCAATATTTCGACTGCAGACGATAAAAAATATATGTTTACGATAGTTAATTCAGCGGGGCAGAACGTCATTACTACTTCTGAAACGAGTATTAACATCAGAAATCTGAATTCAGGAGGTTATTTCCTGAACATTTATGATGAAAAAGGAAATCTGATAGAAAATAAAAAATTCATTGTTAAATAA
- a CDS encoding acyl carrier protein phosphodiesterase, which produces MNYLAHSFLTFTDGQIVGQFLEDFIKNRDRFSFPKDIQDGITLHRAIDTFTDSHPAIHEAKKVFSPLVRLYAGAFVDVSMDYFVANDLSLHSLAEWKAHSLKVYRVLNEHQQYLPENFKNMLIRMEGDDWLYNYRNDRGIKFSMQNVLNKAKYLEKDIPVFEAFLNNKDILQQCYDDFFPDLLDHAKGVNALLQMEN; this is translated from the coding sequence ATGAATTATTTAGCACATTCTTTTCTGACTTTCACAGACGGACAAATTGTTGGTCAGTTCCTGGAAGATTTTATAAAAAACAGAGATCGCTTTTCTTTTCCGAAAGATATTCAGGATGGTATTACACTACATCGTGCGATTGATACATTTACCGATTCTCATCCCGCCATTCATGAAGCGAAAAAAGTTTTTTCACCGCTGGTAAGATTGTATGCCGGGGCTTTTGTGGATGTTTCGATGGATTATTTTGTGGCAAATGATCTTAGTTTACATTCGTTGGCGGAATGGAAAGCCCATTCTTTAAAAGTATATCGAGTCTTGAATGAACATCAGCAATATCTTCCAGAAAATTTTAAAAATATGCTGATAAGAATGGAAGGTGATGACTGGCTGTATAATTATCGTAATGACCGCGGCATAAAATTCAGCATGCAGAATGTGTTGAATAAGGCTAAATATTTAGAAAAAGATATTCCGGTTTTTGAGGCATTTTTAAACAATAAAGATATTTTACAACAATGCTATGATGATTTCTTTCCTGATCTGCTGGATCATGCAAAAGGGGTAAATGCATTGCTTCAAATGGAAAATTAA